The Saprospiraceae bacterium genomic interval GTATTTTTTGGGCATTGGATCGATACTTTTCAAATGTTGAAACCCGGAGTACTCCATACTTCTCATGAAATGAGTATGGGAGGAACTGCTGAACATTCTTCCGGAAGTGTAATCCATGCTGATGAAGTAAACGCTTCACATGCAGCTGAAACTTCGCACGATGCCCATGCAGGAGATCATGCCGGTTCGAAACCCGAGATAGGCTATGTCATTCCCGGTTTGGCCGATATTGGATTGTTGCTTGGATTTTTAGCATTGTTTTTCACGGTGACTTTGCACTTTTTATCGAAAGCACCTTTGGTGCCCAAAAACGATCCTTACTTACAGGAAAGTTTACATCATCATGTTTGATTTTAAAAATAATAGATAAACGCTCATGACAGCTTTAATTACTATATTATCAGTTATATTGTTGTTTGTTGTTCTGGTTCAAATTGCCAAGATCAACGAGTTGACTGCTGGTTTGATACATCCGGATGAGCACGAAGAAAAAACCAGTCTTGCCAATGCGAAATGGATGCTGATTTTTGGCGTCGTTTTTATGGGTTCTTTTTTCTGGAGTGCCTTGTATTATTCTAACAGATTGCTTGGATACGGCCCCTTACAATCGGCTTCAGAACATGGTGGTTCAATCGATTCCATGTTTAATCTGACACTCATTTTTACAGGTATTGTCTTTGTGATCTGTCATGTGATTTTGTTTTGGTTTTCATACAAGTACCGGTTCCAGGCTGGACGTAAAGCTTTATTTTTTCCCCACGATAACAGATTGGAAGTGATCTGGACGGCAGTGCCGGCCTTAGTCATGACCATTCTGGTTGTGAAAGGTCTTGTTACATGGAATGCGGTCATGTCGGATGTTCAAAAAGGGGAATCCTATATTGAAATCGAAGCTACCGGTTGGCAGTTTGCATGGAATCTCCGTTATCCGGGAGCTGATGGCGAATTGGGTGTTAAAGATTTTCGACTGATCAAGCCTGGTGTTAATGAATTGGGACAGGATTGGACCGATGAGAGAAATCACGACGATTTTAATGCAGATGAACTTGTATTACCTAAAGGAAAAAAAGTGCGGGTACGGATCATTGGAAGAGATGTTCTTCACAATTTTTATTTGCCCCATTTTAGAGTAAAAATGGATGCCGTTCCCGGCATTCCAACTTATTTCATATTTACTCCTATAAAAACGACGGATGAATTTCGACAGGAGTTAAGAAAATATCCGGAATATCAAATGCCTTCAGACCCCAACGATCCCAGCAGTGAACCAAAATGGAAAGCCTTTAATTACGAATTGGCTTGTGCTGAGTTATGTGGGAAAGGTCATTATAGTATGAGACGCGTTGTTAAAATTGTCAGTCCGGAGGAATGGGAAAAATGGCACGCATCTCAAAAGTCATTTTACATGACCAGTATTCGCAATACGGAAGAGGATCCTTTTGCAGGAAAACCAATTAAAGCGGATGCGATGATGAAATCAGATTCCCTGGACACGAATAAAGCAAATTCAGTAGATTCTGCTGCTGCAAAATCTCCAGCAGATACTACTCTTAAATTGAATTAATACTTTTTGAACTAACAATCATTCAACTGCCATGTCTGCAAGCCATAACAAACATCACGAGACGGACCAACTCATAGAAAAGTTAGGTTATGATGATCATTTTCATGAACATCACCATGGTGATAAGTACCAGACTAATTTTTTAACGACGTACATATTCTCCCAGGATCATAAAATGATTGCGCGCCAGTTTCTCATGACGGGAATGTTCTGGGCGGTTGTTGGCGCAGCAATGTCTTTGATCTTTAGAATCCAGCTTGGGTATCCCGATGCTGATATTTCCTGGCTGAAACCTTTGCTGGGCAAATGGATCACAGTCAATGATGCAGGGATCGGCAGATTGGATGCTGAGTTTTATTACGCCCTGGTCACCATGCATGGAACGATCATTGTCTTTTTTGTTTTGACTGCGGGATTGAGTGGAACTTTCAGTAATTTATTGATACCGCTTCAGGTAGGTGCCCGGGATATGGCATCGCCATTTTTGAACATGCTGTCCTACTGGTTCTTTTTTATGTCATCAGTTGTTATGCTGTATAGTTTGTTCATCAGTACAGGTCCTTTTTCAGGAGGGTGGACCGGTTATCCACCTTTGAGTGCATTGCCGCAAGCTTCGATTGGAAGTGGAGCCGGAATGACTTTATGGTTAGTTTCATTGGTGCTTTTTGTGGTTTCGGTTCTATTAGGTGGTATGAATTACATCACTACTATTTTGAATTTGAGGACCAAAGGAATGACGATGTGGAGAATGCCTTTAACGATCTGGGCTTTTTTGGTGACTGCTATTTTAGGACTTTTGTCATTTCCTGTTTTGGCATCTGGTTTCTTTTTATTGATGTTTGACAGAAGCCTGGGAACGAGTTTCTATTTATCCGATATTTTCATCAACGGTCAGGCTTTAGACAGAATTGGTGGAAGTCCGATACTGTTTCAGCATCTGTTTTGGTTCTTAGGCCATCCGGAAGTTTATATTATCATATTGCCTGCGATGGGTATTGTCTCTGAAGTGATGGCCGTTCATGCAAGAAAACCTATTTTCGGATACCGTGCGATGGTTTATTCCATTCTCGCCATTGGTTTTCTGTCGTTCATTGTTTGGGCACACCATATGTTTATGTCCGGGGTGAACCCATTTATTTCAAATTTCTTTGTGGTCTTTACATTGATCATCGCAGTGCCGTCTGCAGTGAAAGTTTTCAACTGGATCAGTACATTATACGGAGGTAATATCCGTCTCAATACACAAATGTTGTTTTGTATTGGATTTGTGTCCATGTTTATTTCAGGCGGTTTGACAGGGGTTTTTCTTGGAAACTCTGCAATAGACATTCAACAGCACGATACTTATTTTGTCGTTGCCCACTTTCATATTGTCATGGGTGTCGCGGCATTCTTCGGAATGTTCGCAGGGGTGTACAACTGGTTCCCAAAGATGTTCGGTCGATTTATGAACGATACCTTAGGTAAAATTCACTTTTGGGTTACCATGATAGGCGCTTATGCTGTATTTGGGCCCATGCACTACCTGGGTATGGCGGGTGTACCAAGGAGGTATTACAGATTTGATAATTTCGATGCCTTCAAGGATTTCGACGATATGAATAAATTTATCACGATAGCTGCTGTGATCACCTTTATGGGTCAGATCCTTTTTGTCGTGAATTTCTTCTGGAGCATATGGAAAGGTAAAAAAATGACTGAGCAAAATCCTTATGGTTCAAATGCTTTGGAATGGACCACGCCAATTCATACCGGACATGGAAACTGGCCCGGAAAAATTCCAACCGTGCAGAGATGGGCTTATGATTATGGAAAAGATGGTAAAGAATTTATTCCACAACACATCCCACTGGAAGAAGGGGAAGAAGAAAGTAGTCATTAATCATCATAGAATAGTAAATAAGATTGAAAAAATCACAAGCATCGGTTGCGCCTTATTCTTTAGTTGAGGATATCGGAATACTGGTCAAATTTAAACTCAGTTTGATGGTTGTCATATCTTCTGCACTGAGTTATCTGATCCTGGCACGTTCTGAATTTCTTCTTCTGGAATTTGCATTATTGGTTGGTGGTGGTTTGTTTATCACATTCGCAGCAAATGCTCTTAATCAGAGCCTTGAAAGGGAATACGACAAATTGATGACCAGGACAGCAAACAGGCCCGTTGCAACAGGCAGAATGAGTCTTTCTTTTGGAGTTTTGATTGCAGGCATTTTTTGTACAATTGGGGTATTATTGCTTGCTCTTTTAAGTTTGCCTGCAGCGATACTGGGTATGGTTTCCTTTGTGATTTATGCATTTATCTATACGCCATTAAAACGGTATTCAACGATAGCAATTCCTGTAGGTGCAGTGCCAGGTGCACTGCCAACTTTGATTGCTGGTATTGTTGCCACAAATGGATTTACTATAGAAGCTATATGTTTATTTGGGTTGCAGTACTTGTGGCAATTTCCTCATTTCTGGTCGATTGCATGGATAGGTCATCAGGATTATAAAAGGGCAGGGTTTAAATTGATCAATGATGTCGGTGGACTGCCGGATCCAAAATATGGCTTGTATTCCGCCGTGTACGCTTCCTTGAGTTTATTTCTTGTTTTTCTTTTTAACGGATATACCCTTATCCATCCGGTTGTAATGATAGGGATGATAGCCTTGATTGCCATGTATTCATATTTTGGATGGAATTTGTACAAACTCAATAATGCTGTGGCTGCCAGAAAACTGATGTTTTCTTCGTTTATATATCTTCCTCTATTATTCATATTATTTTACGCAAATTCATTTTTTAATTAATGGCCTTATTTCAAATGATCGATAAGAATCTTGAACCTAGCAGATTTCATGCTAAGCGGTTTGGGCTTTGGATCGCAATGGCCTCAATCATTATGATGTTTGCGGCACTTACCAGTGCATATATTGTAAGAAAAGCGGCAGGTAATTGGTATGAATTCAAATTGCCGGTTCAGTTTTTTATCAGTACGATCTGTCTTTTAATATCTTCTTTTTTTATAGAAAGATCTTACAGAGGTTTAAAAAGCGGGACCCCTCAAACATATAAAACAGGCATTCTATTAAGTTGCATCTTTGGAATAGCATTTTTAGTATTTCAGGTTGTTGCCTGGAAAGCCTTAGTGGCCCAGGGGATCACCTTAGACCTGAATGTGAGCGGTTCTTTTTTATATGCCATGTCCGGTTTGCATGCCTTGCACGTTGCAGGCGGCATTGCTGCATTGATTGTTTCTGCATTGGTTGCTTTTTCTTTTCCATTTGAAATGTCAACCAACAGAATTTTCAAATTGGATTTGGTGAGACAATACTGGCATTTTGTTGATTTGGTTTGGATTTACTTATTGATATTTCTCATATTACAATAGATTAAAATTATTCAATGGCAACTGAGCATACTTTACACGCGCACGATACGCATACGGGAGAAGGAGCCTGGTCAGGAGGAAGAGAACCTTTTAAGGCGAGTTATGGCAAGTTGATGATGTGGTATTTCCTCCTCTCAGATGCATTTACGTTTGCAGGATTTTTGATCGCGTATGGAACATTAAGATTCAGCAGTGCAACCTGGCCGGTACCTGATTTTGTTTTCTCAACTTTACCGGGAGGTTTCCATCACAAACCTTTGATTTTTGTTACGTTCATGACATTTGTGCTGATCGTAAGTTCCGTTACCATGGTGAGAGCTGTTCAGGAAGGTCAACGTTACAATAAAAAGGGAGTAGCATTCTGGATGTTGTTGACCATAGTAGGAGGGTTGACATTTCTGGGCTGTCAGGCTTGGGAATGGACTACCTTGATAGGCGGCGAAAACATGTCGATTCGCGTAAATCCATTTGGAACTCATGTTGAATCGGGAACCTACATCGATGGAGACGGACATGATATCAAACCGGGAGATAGCTTTCATGCGGGTCAATCCTATCTCATACACAAACATGGAGATGAATGGGCTCCTTTGCGATATAAGACTGAAACCGGTGATATCAAAGAGCAGCAATTTGGACCCAAGGCCTTCGGAGCTTTATTTTTCTTCATTACCGGATTCCACGGTTTTCACGTATTCAGTGGAGTAGTGTTTTTAGCAATCATTTTGATTAATGTTTTGTCTGGTATTTATGCAAACCGGAAAAATCATTACGAGATGGTTGAAAAAATTGGTTTGTACTGGCACTTTGTGGATTTGGTTTGGGTATTTGTTTTTCTTGTATTTTATCTCCTTTAATAAATTTTATCTTTACTATAATGGCACATTTAAGTTACGAAGAAGCTAAAAAGACGGCGTTTAAAGGGTTTGTTTTGCTTGGAATTGTTACCGTAGTGGAGGTATTGATAGCCTTGCTTGGTAAAGGCTACATCATTGAGGGGTTTCATTTGCCTCGCGCAATTATGTACCTGGCGATGATTATACTTTCTTTATATAAAGCATATTTTATTGTGTACGAATTTATGCACATGCGATATGAAGTACCCGGTCTGGTAAAAAGTGTTTTACTACCAACCTTACTTTTGGTGTGGGCAATAATCGCTTTCTTTTCAGAAGGCCACACCTGGAATGTTTGGAGAGCAAATATTCATGACAGGCCGACCTTAACCTTGGAAAAAATGCAAATGCATCATAAAGATCCCCAGGATGCGCATCAGGTTAAAGAAACGCCGATGGCACACGACACGATGCAGCATAAATCAGATACTACATCCACCGAAAAGATGGAGCATTAATTTTTTTTTTTTTTTTCAATACATGAATAATTTGAGTTGAGAAAGCAGATTCAATTAGCGCTTATTCTGCTTATAGTAGTGGGCTTACCAGCATTTGCCTGGTATTATCTGAATAAAGGAACTCAAATGCGAAAATCAGCGATGGAGAATCTGAGTCCAAAAGCTGAAATGGGTAATTTTCAAACGGTTACAGAAAGAGATTCACTTTTTTACAGTCAAAGCCTTGCCGGCAAAAGGTGGATCATCGGAATAATTGGAGCCGATTCCTTGCGAAAGGGGCATATATCGGTATTCCAAAATTTGCTGAAGCAGGCTGAGTCCGAATTTTCCGTTCATGTGTTTACCATCGTTGGACTGGATCAAGGGGAGCTCATCGCTGAAATGAGCGCCAAATTAGGAATCGATAAGGAAAAGAATTGGATAAAGACCTACATGGCAGCCAATCACATCTACCCATTTTCTGAAGATGCTTTTTCCATTCCTGAATCGCATGCAAATCAGAACATCATTGCTTTGCTGGATGAAGAGGGTCGCATGCGCAATTATTACAAATTAGCAGATCGTGAAGAATTGAAATCTGCGGTAAGAGAAATACCGGTTTTTCTCAGTCTTAAAAATTAATATGTCCTGGAGTCCGGAATCGGTCAAGCGTTTAAACATTCTGGCGTATATAATAACGGCCATTGTTTTGCTGGTGGTTGCAAGTATGCGGCAGATTAAAATTGAGAGCTCCATCGATTTTAGTTTTTTGGCTGGTTTTCATTCAAGTTTGAATGCATTTACCGGAGTGTTGCTCATTATCGCCTATATTTTTATCAGAAAGAAAAACAT includes:
- a CDS encoding cytochrome c oxidase subunit 3, with amino-acid sequence MASIIMMFAALTSAYIVRKAAGNWYEFKLPVQFFISTICLLISSFFIERSYRGLKSGTPQTYKTGILLSCIFGIAFLVFQVVAWKALVAQGITLDLNVSGSFLYAMSGLHALHVAGGIAALIVSALVAFSFPFEMSTNRIFKLDLVRQYWHFVDLVWIYLLIFLILQ
- a CDS encoding cytochrome C oxidase subunit IV family protein; amino-acid sequence: MAHLSYEEAKKTAFKGFVLLGIVTVVEVLIALLGKGYIIEGFHLPRAIMYLAMIILSLYKAYFIVYEFMHMRYEVPGLVKSVLLPTLLLVWAIIAFFSEGHTWNVWRANIHDRPTLTLEKMQMHHKDPQDAHQVKETPMAHDTMQHKSDTTSTEKMEH
- a CDS encoding cytochrome c oxidase subunit II, which produces MTALITILSVILLFVVLVQIAKINELTAGLIHPDEHEEKTSLANAKWMLIFGVVFMGSFFWSALYYSNRLLGYGPLQSASEHGGSIDSMFNLTLIFTGIVFVICHVILFWFSYKYRFQAGRKALFFPHDNRLEVIWTAVPALVMTILVVKGLVTWNAVMSDVQKGESYIEIEATGWQFAWNLRYPGADGELGVKDFRLIKPGVNELGQDWTDERNHDDFNADELVLPKGKKVRVRIIGRDVLHNFYLPHFRVKMDAVPGIPTYFIFTPIKTTDEFRQELRKYPEYQMPSDPNDPSSEPKWKAFNYELACAELCGKGHYSMRRVVKIVSPEEWEKWHASQKSFYMTSIRNTEEDPFAGKPIKADAMMKSDSLDTNKANSVDSAAAKSPADTTLKLN
- a CDS encoding cbb3-type cytochrome c oxidase subunit I; its protein translation is MSASHNKHHETDQLIEKLGYDDHFHEHHHGDKYQTNFLTTYIFSQDHKMIARQFLMTGMFWAVVGAAMSLIFRIQLGYPDADISWLKPLLGKWITVNDAGIGRLDAEFYYALVTMHGTIIVFFVLTAGLSGTFSNLLIPLQVGARDMASPFLNMLSYWFFFMSSVVMLYSLFISTGPFSGGWTGYPPLSALPQASIGSGAGMTLWLVSLVLFVVSVLLGGMNYITTILNLRTKGMTMWRMPLTIWAFLVTAILGLLSFPVLASGFFLLMFDRSLGTSFYLSDIFINGQALDRIGGSPILFQHLFWFLGHPEVYIIILPAMGIVSEVMAVHARKPIFGYRAMVYSILAIGFLSFIVWAHHMFMSGVNPFISNFFVVFTLIIAVPSAVKVFNWISTLYGGNIRLNTQMLFCIGFVSMFISGGLTGVFLGNSAIDIQQHDTYFVVAHFHIVMGVAAFFGMFAGVYNWFPKMFGRFMNDTLGKIHFWVTMIGAYAVFGPMHYLGMAGVPRRYYRFDNFDAFKDFDDMNKFITIAAVITFMGQILFVVNFFWSIWKGKKMTEQNPYGSNALEWTTPIHTGHGNWPGKIPTVQRWAYDYGKDGKEFIPQHIPLEEGEEESSH
- a CDS encoding cytochrome c oxidase subunit 3, which translates into the protein MATEHTLHAHDTHTGEGAWSGGREPFKASYGKLMMWYFLLSDAFTFAGFLIAYGTLRFSSATWPVPDFVFSTLPGGFHHKPLIFVTFMTFVLIVSSVTMVRAVQEGQRYNKKGVAFWMLLTIVGGLTFLGCQAWEWTTLIGGENMSIRVNPFGTHVESGTYIDGDGHDIKPGDSFHAGQSYLIHKHGDEWAPLRYKTETGDIKEQQFGPKAFGALFFFITGFHGFHVFSGVVFLAIILINVLSGIYANRKNHYEMVEKIGLYWHFVDLVWVFVFLVFYLL
- a CDS encoding protoheme IX farnesyltransferase; this encodes MKKSQASVAPYSLVEDIGILVKFKLSLMVVISSALSYLILARSEFLLLEFALLVGGGLFITFAANALNQSLEREYDKLMTRTANRPVATGRMSLSFGVLIAGIFCTIGVLLLALLSLPAAILGMVSFVIYAFIYTPLKRYSTIAIPVGAVPGALPTLIAGIVATNGFTIEAICLFGLQYLWQFPHFWSIAWIGHQDYKRAGFKLINDVGGLPDPKYGLYSAVYASLSLFLVFLFNGYTLIHPVVMIGMIALIAMYSYFGWNLYKLNNAVAARKLMFSSFIYLPLLFILFYANSFFN